The following nucleotide sequence is from Candidatus Methanosuratincola sp..
GTCGGAAGTTCCCTGGGATGCCAGGCTGACCATCTTTTCCCAGAGCCTGTTCACGTCTCCCTCGAAGACCTCGTACCCTTCCAAGAGCGTACCCTTGACGAGCTGCGCCACCTTCTCCTTCATCACGCCCAGGGGCACGATGTATCCGCTGCCCACACCTGCGGAATGCAGCATTAGCACAGTCTCCCCGAATGTAGCATCTATCTTCTCAACCGCTAGTACCGCCATCTTAGCGATTGAGACTGCATAGAAGAGCGGCGCTAGTCTCTCTGGGTACTTGGTGGGCTCGATGAAAGTCACCGTATCATCGCCCCTCTTCAGGTTGTAGAATGTGATATCGCTCGAAGTCCCCTTTTTACCCAGCCTTGAGGCGAATCCTGGCTTTCCGAGGACGGCTACGTTCAAGTTTCCCATAAGAACCGACCTATCCTCCCCTTTTACCGGAATCCCCTCTCGACGCCTTCGACTATGGTGCCGACGATCCTGTCGTACGATATCCCCATGATGTGGGCGCCAGCCAGCCTCGCGGTCCTCCTCAGCTCTTTTATCATGCCTGCGAAATACTCCTCGTTAATCCTATCAACCTTTTCCTCCACTGATGCCTGGTCTCCGAGCTCTTCTGCGCCCCTCAGCCTCTCAAAATACTCCGCTGGGATCCTTATCCCAGGAACACTCTTCGCGATCTGATCAGCAATCCTGAACGACTTGCACGGGAGGATCCCTATCAGGACCGGGATCCCGAAACCGCCCACCTCGTCCAGGAACCTCTCCGCAACCTCGATGTCGAATACCGCCTGGGTCTGTATAAACTCTGCGCCTAGCCGAGCCTTCCTCTCGAGCTTCGCGACCTCGACCTCGAGGGGGTCGGCGTTCGGGTTGGCGGTCACTCCGACGTGGATCCTTACCTCCCCGTCTATCCTGTTTCCGGCTAGGTCTGTGCCGTCATCGACCATCCTCCTGACCAACTCCACCATCTGTGCCGAGTCGAGGTCGTAAACCGGCATCGCCGAGGGGTTGTCCCCCAGCGAGGGGTGGTCCCCGCTCATCACCAGCACGTTCCTGATCCCGAGGGCGGATGCGCCCAGGAGGTCTGAAGTGAGCGCGAGGCGGTTCCTGTCCCTGGCGGTCATCTGGCATATCGCCTCGATGCCTGCCTTCTCCTGGACCGCGACCGACGCGGCAAGGCTGCCCATGCTCGCCCTCGCCCTAGGGTTGTCCGTGACGTTGCAGGCAACCACGTGCCTGCCTATCGTCCTGGCGGAGTCGATAAGCCTTTCGATCCTGGTCGTCTTACCGGGGGAGACCTCCCCGGTGTAGACAAACTTCCCCTCGCGGATCCCTGAGATGAGCCTGCTGAACGCTCCCCTCATTTCCCCCACCTACCGCCTTCCGGAGATCTCCTGGGGCTTCTTCGACTTGTCGGCGGGAGGCCTGTACTTCTTGAAGACCTCGAGCCTCCCCTGCCCCTTGAGGGCGTTGTACGCCAGCACCCATGCGCAGTCCCTCTGGTACCCCCCGACCTCGCACTTGCCCTGGATCTGCCCTCCGCAGGGGCCGTTGAGGAGCCCCTTTGCGCACCTTGAGTACGGACATATCCCCCCGGTATCAAGAATTATGCAGTCGGTGCAAGCCCTGCATCTCTCGTAGAAGCTCCCGATCCTCTCTATCTTCCCGATGAAGAGCGTGTCCAGCCCGGGGACGACGACCTTCCCGGTGAGGTCAGCGACCGACTGGGCGCCTGCCCCGCAGCAGAGCGTCACTATCGCATCAGCGGATTCCACATCGCCCTTCTTCGGCGCCAGGTCCCTCCTCAGGACCCTCACGTCGCAGGGGCTCTCGGCTACGGCGTAGCCGGCGCACTTCCCCCCCAGCCTCTCCGCGAGCTCCTTGACCTGCGCCTCGCCCCCTGTCTGGCAGACGGTGGAGCACGTGCCACACCCCACGATGAAGACCTTCCTGAAGGGCCTGATGCCCTCATCAATTACCTCGAAGGGTTTTTTCTTGGTGATTATCATCTTGACTTGCCA
It contains:
- a CDS encoding methylenetetrahydrofolate reductase; the encoded protein is MRGAFSRLISGIREGKFVYTGEVSPGKTTRIERLIDSARTIGRHVVACNVTDNPRARASMGSLAASVAVQEKAGIEAICQMTARDRNRLALTSDLLGASALGIRNVLVMSGDHPSLGDNPSAMPVYDLDSAQMVELVRRMVDDGTDLAGNRIDGEVRIHVGVTANPNADPLEVEVAKLERKARLGAEFIQTQAVFDIEVAERFLDEVGGFGIPVLIGILPCKSFRIADQIAKSVPGIRIPAEYFERLRGAEELGDQASVEEKVDRINEEYFAGMIKELRRTARLAGAHIMGISYDRIVGTIVEGVERGFR
- a CDS encoding methylenetetrahydrofolate reductase C-terminal domain-containing protein, giving the protein MIITKKKPFEVIDEGIRPFRKVFIVGCGTCSTVCQTGGEAQVKELAERLGGKCAGYAVAESPCDVRVLRRDLAPKKGDVESADAIVTLCCGAGAQSVADLTGKVVVPGLDTLFIGKIERIGSFYERCRACTDCIILDTGGICPYSRCAKGLLNGPCGGQIQGKCEVGGYQRDCAWVLAYNALKGQGRLEVFKKYRPPADKSKKPQEISGRR